From one Flavobacterium sp. N502536 genomic stretch:
- a CDS encoding outer membrane beta-barrel family protein, with translation MKNISLLVLAFLYQTYSFGQEYEVKGKVINQNKRAVEFVISGLLNQQKTLAAQASTDSLGNFVLKAPKGNYRLLLEQFGTEFMNREITIDQNTNLGTIEIKESVQLDGVTLKSRKKLIEQKVDRLVFNVENSVTATGGTALDALKATPTVRVQNEAISIVGKGEILVMIDDRLQRMPQEDLAAFLKSIPADNIKSIEVITTPPAKYDAEGNSGLINIKLKTAKANSWNANIGTSYTQKTYAGGNVNGLFTYNHDKLSVQATVSKGKQKLLTSSESSIFYTNETWKQEVKNKSTTDVLSLGLGFDYKVTDKWSTGLKYMGSFTDKVNANNPFTTRYNTASGMVDSYITSNANGENNPKMNAVNFHNSVAIDSLGKNISMDLDYFDYNKSDSRFFSGNELDGSKNKIPGGFFSSTNSNVNSIRNYSANIDFTLPYDWANLSFGAKTFHTNTNNNLVVYDHETGTPVFNTNQSNVFNYKEYNQALYFSGSKKINSKWETQIGLRIEATQTKGYSENLNQTNTNHYVKLFPTAYLTYVPNENNSFSLNYSRRIRRPDFDYLNPFVVKTSPYFYAEGNPYLKPSLIDNFEFSFIRNQKWVSSVYFSQVSDFGQELSIIDPNTNVTRNTPLNYANTYQIGLSTSYNFNKWSWWNSFTGFNLNYQNVKSKTAFIQSIDGYNGYLYSNNDFTINSNKTLFLGLNYGLQLPGRYQIFNISTLHILDISVKLLTFNKNLSVTFIGEDLLNAQKPLISYSSNDIKTNVKSYSDSRGFRISLSYKFGNQNIKAKQRDFGNEEERSRAN, from the coding sequence ATGAAAAATATTAGCCTTTTAGTACTTGCCTTTTTATATCAAACGTATTCTTTTGGTCAGGAATATGAAGTTAAAGGAAAAGTGATCAATCAAAATAAGCGAGCCGTTGAATTTGTAATCAGCGGTTTATTAAACCAACAAAAAACTTTAGCTGCTCAGGCTTCAACTGACAGTTTGGGGAATTTTGTACTGAAAGCTCCAAAAGGAAATTACCGCTTACTACTCGAGCAATTTGGTACTGAATTTATGAACCGTGAAATCACCATAGACCAGAATACCAATCTAGGTACGATTGAAATTAAAGAATCGGTACAGCTGGACGGGGTTACTTTGAAATCGAGAAAAAAACTGATCGAGCAAAAGGTGGATCGACTTGTTTTTAATGTCGAAAATTCGGTAACCGCTACTGGAGGAACGGCTTTAGACGCCTTAAAAGCAACACCTACTGTTAGGGTTCAAAATGAAGCGATTTCGATTGTAGGTAAAGGTGAAATTTTGGTGATGATCGACGATCGTTTGCAAAGAATGCCTCAGGAAGATTTGGCAGCATTTCTTAAATCAATTCCGGCGGATAATATTAAAAGTATTGAAGTGATTACCACTCCTCCGGCAAAATATGACGCAGAAGGTAATAGCGGTCTGATTAATATTAAACTGAAAACGGCAAAAGCCAATTCGTGGAATGCCAATATTGGAACATCCTACACCCAGAAAACATACGCAGGTGGCAACGTTAACGGACTTTTTACGTACAATCACGATAAACTTTCGGTACAGGCTACTGTAAGCAAAGGGAAACAAAAATTACTGACTTCTTCTGAAAGCTCTATTTTTTATACCAATGAGACCTGGAAACAAGAAGTTAAAAACAAATCGACCACAGATGTACTGAGCTTAGGTCTTGGTTTTGACTATAAAGTTACCGACAAATGGAGTACCGGACTCAAATATATGGGCAGTTTTACAGACAAAGTGAACGCAAACAACCCATTTACAACCCGATACAACACTGCGAGCGGAATGGTAGATTCTTATATTACTTCGAATGCCAATGGCGAAAATAATCCAAAGATGAATGCAGTAAACTTCCATAATTCGGTTGCAATCGACAGCTTAGGAAAAAACATTTCAATGGATCTGGACTATTTTGATTATAACAAAAGTGATTCTCGTTTCTTCTCCGGAAATGAATTAGACGGCAGTAAAAATAAGATCCCCGGCGGATTTTTCTCTTCCACCAATTCCAATGTCAATAGCATCCGAAATTACTCGGCCAATATTGATTTCACTTTACCGTACGACTGGGCAAACCTTAGTTTTGGAGCGAAAACTTTCCATACCAATACAAACAACAATCTGGTTGTATACGATCACGAAACCGGAACGCCGGTTTTTAACACCAATCAATCGAATGTTTTTAATTATAAAGAGTACAATCAGGCCTTGTATTTTTCGGGAAGTAAAAAAATAAACTCAAAATGGGAGACTCAAATTGGCTTACGCATCGAAGCGACACAAACCAAAGGATATTCTGAAAATCTGAATCAAACCAACACCAACCATTATGTAAAATTATTTCCAACGGCCTATCTGACGTATGTTCCTAATGAAAATAATTCTTTCTCGTTAAACTACAGTCGAAGAATCCGCAGACCTGATTTTGATTATTTAAATCCTTTTGTAGTTAAAACGAGCCCTTACTTTTATGCTGAAGGAAATCCTTATTTGAAACCTTCACTGATTGATAATTTTGAGTTTTCGTTTATCCGAAATCAAAAATGGGTAAGTTCTGTTTATTTCTCTCAGGTTTCAGATTTTGGACAGGAATTATCGATCATTGATCCGAATACAAATGTTACGAGAAACACGCCTTTAAACTATGCCAATACCTATCAGATCGGTCTTTCTACCTCATACAATTTCAACAAATGGTCGTGGTGGAACAGCTTCACCGGATTCAATTTAAACTATCAAAATGTAAAATCAAAAACCGCTTTTATTCAGTCAATCGATGGTTATAACGGATACCTTTACAGCAATAACGATTTTACGATCAACAGCAACAAAACACTATTTCTGGGTTTAAATTATGGTTTACAACTGCCTGGACGTTACCAAATTTTTAATATTTCGACTTTGCATATTCTTGATATTTCGGTGAAACTGCTCACTTTCAACAAAAATCTTTCTGTTACCTTCATTGGCGAAGACTTACTAAATGCGCAAAAACCGCTAATTTCCTATAGTTCAAACGACATTAAGACCAATGTAAAAAGCTATAGTGACAGCAGAGGGTTCCGAATTTCGCTGAGTTATAAATTCGGGAATCAAAACATCAAAGCAAAACAAAGAGATTTTGGAAATGAGGAAGAAAGAAGCAGAGCCAACTAA
- a CDS encoding sensor histidine kinase, whose amino-acid sequence MYKGTLSKRVEVFVHIIYWLLMGYFTFVKNLIQAKVYIPDLFLSTYMLVFVMTFYFHYFVVMKLVFKSFQWKRFFAGVIVSYLFFTASRWLLEQEISDVLFHRINYTNPTFFKYMEDNLHYSSMPVILSSLLWFVIYFIRLLEYNQHILEENKNTEIKFLKAQINPHFIFNTLNNIYSMVYFQSDKSLAAIEKLSQIMRFTTYESQKEKIKLADEIDYIKAYIELEQLRHQESAFIDFRIETENSSEEIPPYILSPLIENALKHGITSNEKPIVIELRLADKKLHFKVTNDIAIQKKDKLGGIGLSNLRKRLEIHYPQKHQIKVVNQNNQFTAELEIELK is encoded by the coding sequence ATGTATAAAGGAACATTATCAAAAAGAGTAGAAGTGTTTGTTCACATCATATATTGGCTTTTGATGGGGTATTTCACCTTTGTTAAAAATCTGATACAGGCAAAAGTTTACATTCCTGATTTGTTTCTTTCAACGTATATGCTGGTGTTTGTAATGACCTTTTACTTTCATTATTTTGTAGTAATGAAATTGGTTTTCAAATCGTTTCAATGGAAACGGTTTTTTGCGGGAGTAATCGTTTCTTACTTGTTTTTTACAGCTTCAAGATGGCTGTTGGAGCAGGAGATAAGCGATGTTTTGTTTCATCGAATCAATTACACCAATCCAACTTTCTTTAAGTATATGGAGGATAATCTGCATTACAGCAGTATGCCTGTTATTTTAAGTTCGCTGCTTTGGTTTGTCATTTATTTTATCCGTTTGCTCGAGTACAATCAGCATATTCTCGAAGAAAATAAAAACACCGAAATCAAATTTCTGAAGGCACAGATCAATCCGCATTTTATATTTAATACGTTGAACAACATTTACTCAATGGTTTATTTTCAGTCCGATAAATCGTTGGCAGCCATTGAAAAACTAAGTCAGATCATGCGTTTTACGACTTATGAATCGCAAAAAGAAAAGATAAAACTGGCCGATGAAATCGATTATATAAAAGCGTATATCGAGCTGGAACAATTGAGGCATCAGGAAAGTGCTTTTATTGATTTCAGAATTGAAACTGAAAATAGTTCCGAAGAAATTCCGCCTTATATTTTGTCTCCGTTGATTGAAAATGCTCTGAAACACGGGATTACTTCTAACGAAAAACCGATTGTAATTGAGCTGCGGTTAGCCGATAAAAAGCTTCATTTTAAAGTGACAAATGATATCGCCATACAAAAGAAGGACAAACTGGGAGGCATTGGATTGAGTAATTTAAGAAAGAGGCTGGAAATTCATTATCCACAAAAACACCAAATTAAAGTAGTAAATCAAAACAATCAGTTTACAGCTGAACTCGAAATAGAATTAAAATGA
- a CDS encoding LytR/AlgR family response regulator transcription factor, protein MKKINCIILDDEPFAVKLMADYASKVPRLNVLYADSDVFKAIEILNNEVVDLVFIDIQMPQLTGIELMQMFNQKHNFIITSAYPDYALDVFQFHVIDYLLKPIVFNRFYQGVEKFIRWQETFQNQQTEDFLFVKADRKHHKIATENILYIEGLKDYIRIHTKGEKIMVLENMKDILEKLPVNQFVRIHRSYIIPKNKIKVIDGNQIQLTSGEQLPVGETYRKLVSDWLS, encoded by the coding sequence ATGAAGAAAATAAATTGTATCATCTTAGACGACGAACCTTTTGCAGTAAAACTAATGGCAGATTATGCTTCTAAAGTGCCGCGATTAAACGTTTTGTATGCCGATTCAGATGTTTTTAAAGCCATCGAAATACTGAACAATGAAGTGGTTGATTTGGTGTTTATCGACATTCAAATGCCGCAGTTAACCGGAATTGAATTGATGCAAATGTTCAATCAGAAACATAATTTTATCATTACCTCTGCCTATCCCGATTATGCGTTGGATGTTTTTCAGTTTCATGTTATAGATTATCTACTCAAACCAATCGTTTTCAATCGTTTTTATCAAGGTGTTGAGAAGTTTATCCGCTGGCAGGAAACCTTTCAAAACCAGCAAACCGAAGATTTTTTATTTGTAAAAGCCGACAGGAAACACCATAAAATAGCAACCGAAAATATTCTTTATATCGAAGGGCTTAAAGATTACATTCGGATTCATACAAAAGGGGAAAAAATTATGGTTTTGGAAAACATGAAAGACATTCTTGAAAAACTTCCGGTAAATCAATTTGTTCGTATTCACCGATCGTATATAATTCCAAAAAATAAAATAAAAGTTATCGATGGAAATCAGATACAACTCACCAGCGGAGAACAGCTTCCGGTGGGCGAAACCTATCGAAAATTAGTCAGCGACTGGTTAAGTTAG